The following proteins are co-located in the candidate division KSB1 bacterium genome:
- a CDS encoding threonine/serine dehydratase produces the protein MLPTPITITDVLKARQIIAPYLQPTPIYHYHGLSQLLGAKTCVKHENHQPVGAFKVRGGINLIANLSPEERQRGVITASSGNHGQSIAFASRFFGVRATIMLPENANPVKVEAIRAMGAEIVFHGRDFDDAREFAELQASRTGARFISSGDEPLLIAGVGTYALEIIERLPEVETIIVPVGGGSGVAGCCIVAKTINPSIRVIGVQAEKAPSAYLSWKAGHRVEAKMETFAEGLATRAPFDLPQSIMRELLDDFILVSEDEMRQAILLLIEHTRNLPEAAGAASLAAALKFKPSLAGKTLALVVSGGNITLGQLREVLIPT, from the coding sequence ATGTTACCGACACCCATCACCATCACCGACGTACTCAAAGCACGGCAAATCATTGCGCCATACTTGCAGCCGACGCCGATCTATCACTATCACGGCTTGAGCCAATTGCTCGGCGCGAAAACTTGCGTCAAGCATGAGAACCATCAGCCGGTCGGCGCGTTCAAGGTCCGCGGTGGCATCAATCTCATCGCCAATCTTTCGCCGGAAGAGCGGCAACGCGGCGTGATCACCGCCAGTAGCGGCAATCACGGTCAATCCATCGCCTTTGCCTCTCGATTCTTCGGCGTGCGCGCGACGATCATGCTTCCCGAAAACGCCAATCCCGTCAAAGTCGAAGCCATTCGCGCCATGGGCGCCGAGATCGTATTTCATGGCCGCGATTTTGATGATGCCCGCGAGTTTGCTGAATTGCAGGCATCGAGAACCGGCGCCCGTTTCATCAGTTCCGGCGATGAACCACTGCTGATTGCCGGTGTGGGAACTTATGCGCTCGAAATCATCGAGAGACTGCCGGAAGTCGAAACGATCATCGTGCCGGTCGGCGGCGGCAGTGGCGTCGCCGGATGTTGCATTGTGGCGAAAACGATCAATCCCAGTATCCGTGTCATCGGCGTGCAAGCGGAGAAAGCGCCATCCGCCTATCTCTCGTGGAAAGCTGGCCACCGCGTCGAAGCAAAAATGGAGACCTTCGCTGAAGGCCTTGCCACCCGCGCGCCGTTCGATCTGCCACAGTCGATCATGCGCGAATTGTTGGATGATTTTATCTTGGTGAGCGAAGACGAAATGCGCCAAGCCATCCTGTTGTTGATCGAGCACACGCGCAATCTGCCCGAAGCCGCAGGCGCCGCGTCATTGGCGGCTGCACTCAAGTTCAAACCGAGCCTCGCTGGAAAAACGCTGGCGTTGGTGGTGAGCGGAGGAAATATTACACTTGGCCAGTTGCGGGAGGTTTTAATTCCTACGTAA
- a CDS encoding MarR family transcriptional regulator, producing the protein MTAHLNAKHIKIFDYIKFVMPLREKIRANAEALAKAHGFEIEFVRKKNFDKEKRIHAILKQRGDHPGLVYILSAMESCTAYKPWYDKKTGKTYLKYVNGKCLHYYFYFIDEDLGLCYLRVPTWAPFQLQFYFNGHSLLAASLQRREIAFERLDNAFLNIADFDRANQIAWRFNPAKLHRKLDGFAQRYCPILKTLQSAYHWSMSQVEYATDIVFKRQQDSQTIYSYLLEVLIHSVKPENIASFLGKKLHGNYTGEMGNNFTVRILGTRIKHRMGPVTIKMYDKFGIVLRIEVTVNDVSFFPEFREVRHRNGSRELKWCKMRKSIYNLPLLQQLLAASTRRYLEFISAIETPEVGVQLLQRLTQPVMEKNHSYKGFNLLADEDANLLRLLLRGEFTISGFSARHLRPLLADKTPGQISRMIKRLRVHGFIKKVGKRYKYYLTQLGRLVATMALKLKELFVIPQLANAVA; encoded by the coding sequence ATGACCGCCCATCTTAACGCGAAGCACATTAAAATTTTTGATTATATCAAATTCGTCATGCCCTTGCGGGAAAAAATTCGTGCCAACGCCGAAGCGCTGGCGAAAGCACATGGCTTCGAAATTGAATTTGTTCGCAAGAAAAATTTTGACAAGGAAAAACGCATCCACGCCATCCTGAAACAACGCGGTGATCACCCTGGTTTAGTTTATATCCTCTCGGCCATGGAATCCTGCACCGCTTACAAACCCTGGTACGATAAAAAGACCGGCAAAACTTATTTGAAATATGTCAACGGCAAATGTCTACATTACTACTTTTACTTTATCGATGAAGACCTCGGACTGTGCTATTTGCGCGTCCCGACCTGGGCGCCGTTTCAATTGCAATTTTACTTCAACGGGCATTCGCTCTTGGCCGCCAGCCTCCAACGCCGAGAAATTGCTTTTGAACGGCTGGACAATGCCTTTCTCAACATTGCCGATTTTGACCGCGCCAATCAGATCGCTTGGCGATTCAATCCGGCAAAATTGCATCGAAAACTCGATGGCTTTGCTCAACGCTATTGCCCCATCCTCAAGACGCTGCAAAGCGCTTATCATTGGAGCATGAGCCAGGTTGAATATGCCACCGACATCGTTTTCAAACGCCAACAAGATTCGCAAACTATTTATTCTTACTTGCTTGAAGTTTTAATTCACTCCGTTAAACCGGAGAATATCGCCAGCTTTCTGGGGAAAAAACTCCATGGCAACTACACCGGCGAAATGGGGAATAACTTCACGGTGCGCATTCTGGGAACGCGCATTAAACATCGCATGGGGCCGGTGACCATCAAGATGTACGATAAATTCGGCATCGTTTTGCGTATCGAAGTTACTGTCAATGACGTTTCGTTCTTCCCTGAGTTCCGTGAAGTCCGGCATCGGAATGGCAGCCGTGAACTGAAGTGGTGCAAAATGAGAAAGAGCATCTACAACTTGCCCTTGCTGCAACAGTTGTTGGCCGCCAGTACGCGCCGTTATTTGGAGTTTATCTCCGCCATCGAAACCCCGGAAGTTGGTGTGCAGTTGCTCCAGCGGTTAACGCAACCGGTGATGGAGAAGAACCACAGCTACAAAGGCTTCAATCTCTTGGCCGACGAAGATGCCAACTTGTTGCGCTTGCTGCTGCGCGGAGAATTCACGATCAGCGGTTTCAGCGCCCGCCATTTACGCCCCTTGTTGGCCGACAAAACACCTGGACAAATCAGCCGGATGATCAAAAGGCTGCGCGTTCACGGCTTCATTAAAAAAGTTGGCAAACGATACAAATACTATCTGACACAATTGGGCCGACTGGTGGCGACGATGGCGTTAAAACTCAAAGAGCTGTTTGTTATTCCCCAACTGGCTAACGCCGTTGCATAA
- the mce gene encoding methylmalonyl-CoA epimerase, whose translation MLNKIDHIGIAVRDLDAAIARYTALCGQAPNHLEEVLSQKVNVAMFDVGESRVELLMATAPDSPIAKFIDKRGEGMHHICFKVANLEAALARMSAAGMEIIPGAGGEGAGGSRVAFLHPKSLMGVMVELVEQG comes from the coding sequence ATGTTGAACAAAATTGATCACATCGGCATCGCCGTCCGTGATTTGGACGCGGCGATTGCGCGCTACACCGCGCTTTGCGGCCAGGCGCCCAATCATCTTGAAGAAGTCCTCTCGCAAAAAGTCAACGTCGCGATGTTCGACGTCGGCGAGTCGCGCGTCGAGCTGCTGATGGCCACCGCGCCGGATTCGCCGATCGCCAAATTCATCGACAAACGCGGCGAAGGCATGCATCACATTTGTTTCAAAGTCGCCAATCTCGAAGCCGCGCTGGCGCGAATGTCGGCGGCGGGAATGGAAATTATTCCTGGTGCGGGAGGGGAAGGCGCAGGGGGAAGCCGCGTGGCATTTTTGCATCCGAAGAGTTTAATGGGGGTGATGGTGGAGTTGGTGGAGCAGGGATGA
- the ubiE gene encoding bifunctional demethylmenaquinone methyltransferase/2-methoxy-6-polyprenyl-1,4-benzoquinol methylase UbiE, which translates to MPENFFKFDTPEQKAGYVQDMFSRIAPRYDLMNRVMTLGRDQSWRRLTVKRAGIQAGARVLDIAAGTADLALAARDAKAKLIIAADFSHTMLQYARKKIKPWRSRNGRLAPIHLVTADGLRLPFPNNYFDAVITGFSLRNVSDLNTFLKEMTRVAKPGGKVACLEITRPRQPVFRNIFAWYFGKVVPKIGGAISGASDAYSYLPHSVSIFITPEELRVRMEDAGLNNVEFETLMFGTVAIHWGTKLRATTNATMTRFAEAKLAMQNFKTVKP; encoded by the coding sequence ATGCCCGAAAATTTTTTCAAGTTCGACACTCCCGAGCAAAAGGCCGGCTACGTGCAGGATATGTTCAGCCGCATCGCGCCGCGCTATGATCTGATGAACCGCGTGATGACACTGGGCCGCGACCAAAGCTGGCGCCGGCTGACGGTGAAACGCGCCGGTATTCAGGCCGGTGCGCGCGTGCTGGATATCGCCGCCGGCACCGCTGATCTCGCGCTGGCCGCGCGCGACGCCAAGGCCAAGTTGATCATCGCCGCCGATTTCAGCCACACCATGCTGCAATATGCGCGCAAGAAAATCAAGCCCTGGCGGTCCAGAAACGGCAGGCTGGCGCCGATTCATCTGGTGACGGCGGACGGCTTGCGCCTGCCGTTTCCCAATAATTATTTCGACGCGGTGATCACCGGCTTCTCGCTGCGCAACGTCAGCGATCTCAACACTTTTTTGAAAGAAATGACGCGGGTGGCCAAACCCGGCGGCAAAGTTGCCTGCTTGGAAATCACTCGTCCGCGGCAGCCGGTGTTCCGCAATATTTTTGCGTGGTATTTTGGCAAAGTCGTCCCCAAAATCGGCGGTGCGATCAGCGGCGCCTCGGATGCGTATTCGTATTTGCCGCATTCGGTGTCGATTTTCATTACGCCGGAGGAGCTGCGCGTGCGGATGGAGGACGCCGGGTTGAATAACGTGGAATTTGAGACATTGATGTTCGGCACCGTGGCGATTCATTGGGGCACAAAGCTGCGCGCGACAACGAATGCAACAATGACGCGATTTGCTGAGGCCAAGCTGGCCATGCAAAATTTCAAAACGGTCAAGCCATAG
- a CDS encoding DEAD/DEAH box helicase: MNLLQLLEVLRSDPGFMHNVTCWKTLPARPAQWADFPAWLKPELRAAMQQHGINRLYSHQAEAIAQIGAKKNIVVVTPTASGKTLCYNLPTLNAVLENPEARALYLFPTKALSQDQVAELYEIVKLLGPKITFDIKTYTFDGDTPQAARQAIRSSGHIVVTNPDMLHQGILPHHTKWVKLFENLRYVVIDELHNYRGVFGSHLANVMRRLRRIASFYGAHPQFICCSATIANPKELAEQITESDVELIDNNGAPRGEKHFILYNPPVVNRELGIRKSSVKEARNIAGKFLLNDIQTIVFARSRLRVEILVTYLKQMLAANKKSPDLIRGYRGGYLPTERREIERGLRSGETLGVVSTNALELGIDIGQLTACVMAGYPGSMASAWQQAGRAGRRADSAVAVMVASSAPVDQYVVNHPDYFFGKPPESGVVDPNNLVILMSHIKCSAFELPFADGEKFGYGKTRVEATNEILEYLEENNVLHHAEGRWHWMTDAYPAEAVGLRTATPENVVIIDTTNKERVIGEVNLLDAPTMLHDEAIYIHEAAQYHVDKLDWDRRKAYVRQVDVDYYTDAHTDTSIHVLEMFEQSDLPIPEMKKAHGEVNVNCQTTKFKKLKFGSHENIGYGPVELPEISMHTTSYWWEFPSDMAERMKMPPSVLGDALKALAHVLQSAAAIYLMCDLRDVRAVPMMRAPLTQKPTIFIYDNHAGGVGFSKRLFAMHDELKVAARDLITKCGCAAGCPSCVGPALEIGEQGKAGALRLLEVVS; encoded by the coding sequence ATGAATCTCCTTCAACTCCTCGAGGTTTTACGCAGCGATCCGGGATTTATGCACAACGTCACTTGCTGGAAGACGCTGCCCGCCAGGCCGGCGCAATGGGCGGATTTTCCAGCCTGGCTGAAACCCGAGCTTCGCGCAGCGATGCAGCAGCACGGCATCAATCGCCTCTACTCGCATCAAGCCGAAGCCATCGCACAAATCGGCGCGAAAAAAAATATCGTGGTGGTCACACCCACCGCTTCGGGGAAAACACTGTGTTATAATTTACCGACACTCAATGCCGTTCTGGAAAATCCTGAGGCGCGCGCGCTGTATTTGTTTCCGACCAAGGCCTTGTCGCAAGATCAAGTCGCCGAGTTGTATGAGATCGTCAAATTGCTTGGCCCGAAAATCACTTTCGATATCAAGACGTACACGTTTGACGGTGACACACCGCAGGCCGCGCGGCAGGCGATTCGCAGCTCCGGCCACATCGTGGTGACGAATCCCGACATGCTGCATCAGGGCATTCTGCCGCATCACACCAAATGGGTGAAGCTCTTCGAGAATTTGCGCTACGTTGTCATCGACGAGCTGCACAACTATCGCGGCGTGTTCGGCAGTCATCTCGCGAATGTGATGCGCCGTTTGCGCCGCATCGCTTCTTTTTATGGCGCGCATCCGCAATTCATCTGCTGCTCCGCGACCATCGCCAATCCGAAAGAGCTGGCGGAGCAGATCACCGAAAGCGACGTCGAGCTGATCGACAACAACGGCGCGCCGCGTGGGGAAAAGCATTTCATTCTCTACAATCCACCGGTGGTCAATCGGGAACTGGGCATTCGCAAATCCTCGGTGAAAGAGGCGCGAAACATCGCCGGCAAATTTCTGCTCAATGATATTCAAACCATCGTTTTCGCGCGCAGCCGGTTGCGTGTTGAAATTCTCGTCACTTATTTGAAGCAGATGCTCGCCGCCAATAAAAAATCGCCCGATCTCATTCGCGGTTATCGCGGCGGCTATTTGCCTACTGAACGGCGTGAGATCGAACGCGGTCTGCGCAGCGGCGAAACGCTCGGCGTGGTTTCGACGAACGCGCTCGAGCTCGGCATCGACATCGGCCAGCTCACCGCTTGTGTGATGGCCGGTTATCCCGGCAGCATGGCGAGCGCCTGGCAGCAAGCCGGACGCGCCGGCCGCCGCGCTGATTCCGCCGTCGCCGTGATGGTTGCCTCCAGCGCACCGGTCGATCAATACGTCGTCAACCATCCCGATTATTTTTTCGGCAAGCCGCCCGAATCCGGCGTCGTCGATCCCAACAATCTCGTCATCCTGATGAGCCACATCAAATGCTCCGCATTCGAGCTGCCGTTTGCCGACGGCGAAAAATTCGGTTATGGCAAAACCCGCGTCGAGGCGACGAACGAAATTCTCGAATATCTCGAGGAGAACAACGTGCTGCATCACGCCGAAGGCCGCTGGCATTGGATGACTGACGCCTATCCCGCCGAGGCCGTCGGTCTGCGCACCGCCACGCCGGAGAACGTCGTCATCATCGACACCACGAATAAAGAGCGCGTAATCGGCGAAGTGAACTTGCTCGATGCGCCGACGATGCTGCATGACGAAGCGATCTACATTCACGAAGCGGCGCAATATCACGTCGACAAGCTTGATTGGGACCGCCGCAAGGCTTACGTCCGTCAAGTCGACGTCGATTATTATACCGACGCGCACACCGACACCAGCATTCATGTTTTGGAAATGTTTGAGCAATCCGACTTGCCGATCCCCGAGATGAAAAAAGCCCATGGCGAGGTGAATGTGAATTGCCAAACGACAAAATTCAAGAAGCTCAAATTCGGCTCGCACGAGAATATCGGCTACGGCCCGGTGGAATTGCCGGAGATCAGCATGCACACGACGTCGTACTGGTGGGAATTTCCGAGCGACATGGCTGAACGCATGAAGATGCCGCCCTCCGTTCTCGGCGATGCACTCAAGGCGTTGGCGCACGTTCTGCAAAGCGCCGCCGCGATTTATCTGATGTGCGACCTCCGCGACGTTCGCGCCGTGCCGATGATGCGCGCCCCACTCACCCAAAAGCCGACGATCTTCATCTACGACAACCACGCCGGCGGCGTCGGCTTCAGCAAGCGTTTGTTTGCGATGCACGATGAGTTGAAAGTCGCGGCTCGTGATTTGATCACGAAATGCGGCTGCGCGGCGGGATGTCCGTCGTGTGTCGGGCCGGCGCTGGAAATTGGGGAGCAGGGGAAGGCGGGGGCGTTGAGGCTGTTGGAAGTTGTTTCTTAA